The Lycium barbarum isolate Lr01 chromosome 10, ASM1917538v2, whole genome shotgun sequence genome includes a region encoding these proteins:
- the LOC132613136 gene encoding uncharacterized protein LOC132613136 — MKILKKYHEASGQEINIEKSCYITHSSLNPRTTKRLKKWIGYKHSNFPFNYLGCPIYTGRKRIDIFTDLTTKVINKTGGWKTNLLSAGGKALIIKHVVQSQTLHLFAALEPPITTLKQIEMYFCNFFWGQKEDKNKYHWSNWKKLYYPTEEKGLGFKRLKDICKTFTMKRWWRLRTMDNLWSQFIKAKYCPRANMVSKVISPNNSNIWRSLLKIRPQAEHNIQWEINKGNTLF, encoded by the coding sequence ATGAAGATTTTAAAGAAGTATCATGAGGCTTCAGGTCAAGAGATTAACATTGAAAAAAGCTGCTACATTACCCATTCTTCCCTTAATCCCAGAACCACCAAAAGACTCAAGAAATGGATAGGATACAAGCACTCCAACTTCCCTTTCAATTACTTGGGTTGTCCCATTTATACTGGAAGGAAGAGGATCGACATCTTCACTGATTTGACTACCAAAGTCATTAACAAAACTGGAGGATGGAAAACAAATCTCCTGAGTGCAGGGGGCAAGGCTTTAATCATTAAGCATGTCGTTCAATCTCAGACTCTACACTTGTTTGCGGCTCTTGAACCTCCTATCACAACCCTTAAGCAAATTGAGATGTACTTTTGCAACTTCTTTTGGGGTCAAAAGGAAGATAAGAATAAATACCATTGGTCTAATTGGAAAAAGCTCTACTATCCTACTGAAGAAAAAGGATTGGGTTTCAAAAGATTAAAAGATATTTGCAAGACCTTTACAATGAAGAGATGGTGGAGGTTGAGAACCATGGACAATCTTTGGTCCCAGTTCATCAAAGCCAAATATTGCCCTAGAGCCAATATGGTATCAAAGGTCATTAGCCCTAACAATTCAAACATCTGGAGAAGTCTGTTGAAAATTAGACCCCAAGCCGAGCACAACATCCAATGGGAGATCAACAAAGGAAACACCTTATTCTAG